The following are encoded together in the Streptomyces flavofungini genome:
- a CDS encoding family 2 encapsulin nanocompartment cargo protein polyprenyl transferase yields MTECAPRPRGRDLKEQILGEGHEAAEILTSARLCVDPELRAAVESLPGSLRRIALYHFGWEHADGTPAAGNAGKAIRPALVLAAVRALGGDPLSAVRAAAAVELTHNFTLLHDDVMDRDATRRHRPTAWSVFGDSDAILAGDALQALAQRLLAEDPHPGAPAAAARLAACVVELCAGQHADCALESRGPDEVSLAECLTMAEAKTGALLGCACAIGAVYAGAGADTVEALDGFGRQAGLAFQLIDDVIGIWGDPARTGKPARADLAVRKKSLPVVAALASGSPEGAELARFYGRKPDQGDLARMARAVEGAGGRDWAQLHAADRMSRALGELARAVPDPERAGGLLALAEFVTRRSH; encoded by the coding sequence ATGACGGAATGCGCACCCCGCCCCCGCGGGCGGGACCTCAAGGAGCAGATCCTCGGGGAGGGGCACGAGGCCGCGGAGATCCTGACGTCGGCGCGGCTGTGCGTCGACCCGGAGCTGCGCGCCGCGGTCGAGTCGCTGCCGGGTTCGCTGCGCCGCATCGCGCTGTACCACTTCGGATGGGAACACGCCGACGGCACGCCCGCGGCCGGGAACGCGGGCAAGGCCATCAGACCCGCCCTCGTCCTGGCCGCGGTGCGGGCCCTCGGCGGGGACCCGCTGAGCGCGGTGAGGGCGGCCGCGGCCGTGGAGCTGACGCACAACTTCACGCTGCTCCACGACGACGTCATGGACCGCGACGCGACCCGCAGGCACCGCCCCACCGCGTGGTCCGTGTTCGGCGACTCCGACGCGATCCTCGCCGGGGACGCGCTGCAGGCACTGGCGCAGCGGCTGCTCGCCGAGGACCCCCACCCGGGGGCCCCGGCGGCGGCCGCCCGCCTGGCCGCCTGCGTCGTCGAGCTGTGCGCGGGACAGCACGCCGACTGCGCCCTGGAGAGCCGGGGTCCGGACGAGGTCTCGCTCGCGGAGTGCCTGACCATGGCCGAGGCCAAGACCGGCGCGCTCCTCGGCTGCGCCTGCGCGATCGGCGCGGTGTACGCGGGCGCGGGGGCCGACACGGTGGAGGCACTCGACGGGTTCGGGCGGCAGGCCGGGCTCGCCTTCCAGCTCATCGACGACGTCATCGGCATCTGGGGGGATCCCGCGCGCACCGGCAAGCCCGCGCGCGCGGACCTCGCGGTCCGCAAGAAGTCGCTGCCTGTGGTCGCCGCGCTGGCCTCCGGCTCGCCCGAGGGGGCGGAGCTCGCCCGGTTCTACGGCCGGAAGCCGGACCAGGGCGACCTGGCGCGGATGGCTCGCGCCGTGGAGGGGGCCGGGGGCCGGGACTGGGCGCAGCTCCACGCTGCGGACCGGATGTCGCGGGCGCTCGGAGAGCTCGCCCGCGCGGTCCCCGACCCGGAGCGTGCGGGCGGCCTGCTGGCGCTCGCGGAGTTCGTCACACGCCGGTCGCACTGA
- a CDS encoding WhiB family transcriptional regulator — translation MDWRHNAVCREEDPELFFPIGNTGPALLQIEEAKAVCRRCPVMEQCLQWALESGQDSGVWGGLSEDERRAMKRRAARNRARQASA, via the coding sequence ATGGACTGGCGTCACAACGCCGTTTGCCGCGAGGAAGACCCCGAGCTCTTCTTCCCCATCGGCAACACCGGTCCTGCGCTGCTGCAGATCGAGGAAGCCAAGGCCGTCTGCCGACGCTGCCCCGTCATGGAGCAGTGCCTGCAGTGGGCGCTCGAGTCCGGCCAGGACTCCGGCGTCTGGGGTGGCCTCAGCGAGGACGAGCGCCGCGCGATGAAGCGCCGCGCCGCCCGCAACCGGGCGCGCCAGGCCAGCGCCTGA
- a CDS encoding N-acetylmuramoyl-L-alanine amidase, whose translation MAPPMSANRFLDLLRDEGVTVVEVGNWRKHNRNHVGPWGPVHGVMIHHTVTSGTEQTVRICRDGHSTLPGPLCHGVITKDGRVHLVGYGRANHAGLGDDDVLRAVIAEKRLPPDNEANTDGNRHFYGFECENLGNGTDPWSEAQLDAIERVSAAVCRHHGWTERSVIGHLEWQPGKIDPKGFTMDAMRERIEERLK comes from the coding sequence ATGGCCCCACCCATGTCCGCGAACAGGTTCCTGGACCTTCTGAGAGACGAAGGCGTCACGGTCGTCGAAGTCGGCAATTGGCGCAAGCACAACCGCAATCACGTGGGCCCCTGGGGCCCGGTGCACGGCGTGATGATCCACCACACGGTCACGTCCGGCACCGAACAGACCGTGCGCATCTGCCGCGACGGCCACTCCACCCTGCCCGGCCCGCTCTGCCACGGCGTCATCACCAAGGACGGCCGTGTCCACCTCGTCGGCTACGGCCGCGCCAACCACGCCGGACTCGGCGACGACGACGTCCTGCGCGCCGTCATCGCGGAGAAGCGCCTCCCTCCGGACAACGAGGCCAACACCGACGGCAACCGCCACTTCTACGGCTTCGAGTGCGAGAACCTCGGCAACGGCACCGACCCCTGGTCCGAGGCACAGCTGGACGCCATCGAGAGGGTCTCGGCCGCGGTCTGCCGCCACCACGGCTGGACCGAGCGCTCCGTCATCGGCCACCTGGAGTGGCAGCCCGGCAAGATCGACCCCAAGGGGTTCACGATGGACGCGATGCGGGAGCGGATCGAGGAGCGGCTGAAGTAG
- a CDS encoding UBP-type zinc finger domain-containing protein, with protein sequence MNECSHVSALPHPEPAPLSETCPECLAVGSHPVQLRLCLLCGHVGCCDSSPFQHATAHFKETGHAVMRTFEPGENWRWCFVDGSIV encoded by the coding sequence ATGAACGAGTGCTCGCACGTCAGCGCGCTGCCCCACCCCGAACCCGCACCCCTGAGCGAAACATGTCCGGAATGCCTCGCGGTCGGCAGCCACCCCGTGCAACTGCGGCTGTGCCTGCTCTGCGGGCACGTGGGCTGCTGCGACTCCTCGCCCTTCCAGCACGCGACGGCGCACTTCAAAGAGACCGGTCACGCGGTGATGCGAACCTTCGAGCCCGGTGAGAACTGGCGTTGGTGCTTTGTCGACGGTTCGATCGTCTGA
- a CDS encoding diacylglycerol/lipid kinase family protein — translation MRALLVVNPAATTTSARTRDVLIHALASEMKLEAVTTEYRGHARDLGRQAAESKDIELVVALGGDGTVNEVVNGLLHNGPSPENLPRLAVVPGGSTNVFARALGLPNDAVEATGALLDALRDGSERTVSLGRVSGTPGTDDEAVPSRWFTFAAGLGFDAGVVGRVEQHRERGKRSTHALYVRQVVRQFLGEGDRRHGSITLERAGEEPVTDLVMSIVCNTSPWSYLGNRPLYASPKASFETGLDVLGLKRLSTASVARYGTQLLRSTPERGPHGKNAVSLHDLTDFTLHSKVPLPLQMDGDHLGLRTSVTFTGVRRALRVIV, via the coding sequence ATGCGTGCACTCCTCGTGGTCAACCCGGCGGCTACTACTACCAGTGCGCGCACACGTGACGTACTGATCCACGCGCTCGCGAGCGAGATGAAGCTGGAAGCGGTCACTACGGAGTACCGCGGCCACGCCCGCGACCTCGGTCGGCAGGCCGCGGAGAGCAAGGACATCGAGCTGGTCGTGGCCCTCGGCGGCGACGGCACGGTCAACGAGGTCGTCAACGGTCTGCTGCACAATGGCCCCTCTCCGGAGAACCTGCCCCGCCTCGCCGTCGTCCCCGGGGGGTCGACGAACGTCTTCGCGCGCGCCCTGGGTCTGCCGAACGACGCCGTGGAGGCGACCGGCGCCCTCCTGGACGCACTGCGTGACGGAAGTGAACGCACAGTGAGCCTCGGACGGGTCTCCGGGACCCCGGGTACGGACGACGAGGCGGTGCCGTCACGCTGGTTCACGTTCGCGGCGGGGCTGGGATTCGACGCCGGTGTGGTCGGCAGGGTCGAACAGCACCGGGAGCGCGGCAAGCGCTCGACGCACGCTCTTTACGTGCGCCAGGTGGTACGCCAGTTCCTCGGGGAGGGCGACCGCAGGCACGGCTCGATCACGCTGGAGCGGGCCGGCGAGGAGCCGGTGACGGACCTCGTGATGTCCATAGTCTGCAACACCTCTCCCTGGTCCTACCTGGGCAATCGCCCCCTGTACGCGTCCCCGAAGGCGTCCTTCGAGACCGGCCTGGACGTGCTCGGGCTCAAGCGTCTTTCGACGGCTTCCGTGGCCCGGTACGGCACTCAGCTGCTGCGGTCGACGCCCGAACGCGGGCCCCACGGAAAGAACGCCGTCTCGCTGCACGACCTGACGGACTTCACCTTGCATTCGAAGGTGCCCCTCCCCCTCCAGATGGACGGTGACCACCTGGGGCTGCGGACGAGCGTGACGTTCACAGGCGTACGCCGTGCACTGCGTGTGATTGTGTGA
- a CDS encoding sensor histidine kinase — protein MNDLVRQHTALGDSDLEWLHLLVSEWQLLSDLSFADLVLWVPTRDGTRYVSVAQMRPNTGPTSYQDDMVGHLVPRGRRPLLDAALDEGRIVREGDPEWREEVPVRVESIPVRREGRVLGVIARNTNLLTVRTPSRLELTYLQSASDLAQMIAAGSFPFEGQQVDMDASPRVGDGLLRLDADGIVQYASPNALSAYHRLGLAADLVGHHLGKATAELAPSRGPVDEALTKLASGWAPREFEIEGGDGVIQLRAIPLKPKGPRIGSLVLLRDVTELRRRERELITKDATIREIHHRVKNNLQTVAALLRLQARRIDSVSGREALEEAVRRVGSIAIVHETLSQNLDERVEFDEIADRVLAMVAEISPGTVTGRRTGRFGILDAEVATPLSMVLTEILQNALEHGFAQGDTGTVEVSAVRGGTAKEARLLITVQDDGVGLPDDFDPHSSGNLGLQIVRTLVEGELGGTFDMVKAPERGTRVVLDIPVRGDK, from the coding sequence ATGAACGACCTCGTACGCCAGCACACGGCCCTCGGCGACTCCGACCTCGAGTGGCTGCATCTGCTGGTCTCGGAGTGGCAGCTGCTCTCCGACCTCTCCTTCGCCGACCTCGTGCTGTGGGTGCCCACGCGCGACGGCACGCGCTATGTCTCCGTCGCGCAGATGCGGCCCAACACCGGCCCGACGTCCTACCAGGACGACATGGTCGGCCACCTCGTCCCGCGCGGCCGCCGTCCTCTGCTCGACGCGGCGCTCGACGAGGGGCGCATCGTGCGCGAGGGGGACCCGGAGTGGCGCGAGGAGGTGCCGGTGCGGGTCGAGTCCATCCCCGTACGCAGGGAAGGGCGCGTCCTTGGAGTCATCGCCCGCAACACCAACCTCCTTACGGTGCGCACCCCCTCGCGCCTCGAACTCACCTACCTCCAGTCGGCGTCCGACCTGGCGCAGATGATCGCCGCGGGATCGTTCCCGTTCGAGGGGCAGCAGGTCGACATGGACGCCTCCCCGCGCGTGGGCGACGGACTGCTGCGTCTGGACGCCGACGGCATCGTCCAGTACGCCTCGCCGAACGCCCTCTCCGCGTACCACCGCCTCGGACTCGCCGCCGACCTGGTGGGTCACCACCTGGGCAAGGCCACCGCCGAACTCGCCCCGTCCCGGGGCCCGGTGGACGAGGCCCTGACCAAGCTGGCCAGCGGCTGGGCGCCCCGCGAGTTCGAGATCGAGGGCGGCGACGGCGTGATCCAGCTGCGCGCCATCCCGCTCAAGCCCAAGGGGCCGCGCATCGGTTCGCTGGTGCTGCTGCGGGACGTCACCGAACTGCGCCGCCGCGAGCGCGAGTTGATCACCAAGGACGCCACCATCCGGGAGATCCACCACCGGGTGAAGAACAACCTCCAGACGGTCGCGGCCCTGCTGCGCCTGCAGGCGCGCCGCATCGACTCCGTCTCCGGCCGCGAGGCACTGGAGGAGGCGGTGCGGCGCGTGGGCTCCATCGCGATCGTCCACGAGACGCTCTCGCAGAACCTGGACGAGCGCGTGGAGTTCGACGAGATCGCCGACCGTGTCCTCGCCATGGTCGCGGAGATCTCTCCCGGTACGGTCACGGGTCGGCGTACCGGACGCTTCGGCATCCTCGACGCCGAGGTCGCGACACCGCTGTCGATGGTCCTCACGGAGATCCTGCAGAACGCCCTGGAGCACGGTTTCGCACAGGGGGACACCGGCACCGTCGAGGTCTCCGCGGTCCGCGGCGGCACCGCGAAGGAAGCCCGGCTCCTGATCACCGTCCAGGACGACGGCGTCGGACTGCCCGACGACTTCGACCCGCATAGCTCGGGCAACTTGGGCCTGCAAATCGTGCGCACCCTGGTGGAGGGCGAGCTGGGTGGCACCTTCGACATGGTCAAGGCACCAGAGCGGGGGACCCGGGTCGTCCTGGATATTCCGGTACGCGGCGACAAGTAG
- a CDS encoding RNA polymerase sigma factor SigF has translation MRNGDGPVRDEERGTRGTHGLPARGRGGTRPASGRGPVEPGPAPGGIPEQQARPHPQDPEQQGQRAAATAAAREQAEPTAGDGADELSGPSGRQDQAGAARRGSPQASSTGGGSPEGRRRVTGGTMSEHEQHSRHDPQDRSGARAKFIELRALQNGSPEYAELRNQLVRMHLPLVEHLARRFRNRGEPLDDLTQVATIGLIKSVDRFDPDRGVEFSTYATPTVVGEIKRHFRDKGWAVRVPRRLQELRLALTTATAELSQLHGRSPTVHELAEKLAISEEEVLEGLESANAYSTLSLDVPDTDDESPAVADTLGTEDEALEGVEYRESLKPLLEDLPPREKRILLLRFFGNMTQSQIAQEVGISQMHVSRLLARTLAQLREKLLVEE, from the coding sequence GTGAGGAACGGGGACGGGCCGGTGCGGGACGAAGAGCGCGGCACACGTGGCACACACGGTCTGCCCGCCCGCGGCAGGGGCGGCACGCGGCCGGCCTCGGGGCGCGGTCCGGTGGAACCGGGACCTGCCCCGGGCGGCATTCCCGAGCAGCAGGCCAGGCCGCACCCACAGGACCCGGAGCAGCAGGGTCAGCGTGCGGCGGCGACGGCCGCCGCACGAGAGCAGGCAGAGCCGACCGCCGGGGACGGGGCCGACGAGCTGTCCGGACCGAGCGGGCGACAGGACCAAGCAGGCGCCGCACGCAGGGGGTCCCCCCAGGCGTCCAGCACTGGGGGCGGGTCCCCAGAAGGGCGGCGGCGGGTGACGGGCGGGACGATGAGCGAGCACGAGCAGCACAGCCGGCACGATCCACAGGACCGCAGCGGCGCACGGGCGAAGTTCATCGAGCTGCGCGCCCTGCAGAACGGCAGCCCGGAGTACGCGGAGCTGCGCAATCAGCTGGTCCGCATGCACCTGCCGCTCGTGGAGCACCTGGCCCGCCGCTTCCGCAACCGCGGCGAGCCCCTGGACGACCTGACCCAAGTCGCCACGATCGGCCTCATCAAGTCGGTGGACCGGTTCGACCCGGACCGCGGCGTCGAGTTCTCCACGTACGCCACCCCGACGGTCGTCGGTGAGATCAAGCGCCACTTCCGCGACAAGGGCTGGGCGGTGCGGGTGCCGCGGCGTCTGCAGGAGCTGCGGCTCGCGCTGACGACGGCCACGGCCGAGCTGTCGCAGCTGCACGGCCGCTCCCCGACCGTGCACGAGCTCGCCGAGAAACTGGCGATCTCCGAAGAGGAGGTCCTGGAGGGCCTGGAGTCGGCGAACGCGTACTCCACCCTGTCCCTGGACGTCCCGGACACGGACGACGAGTCACCGGCCGTCGCGGACACCCTCGGCACCGAGGACGAGGCCCTGGAGGGCGTCGAGTACCGCGAATCCCTCAAGCCGCTCCTGGAGGACCTGCCGCCGCGCGAGAAGCGCATCCTGCTGCTGCGGTTCTTCGGGAACATGACGCAGTCGCAGATCGCCCAGGAGGTCGGCATCTCCCAGATGCATGTCTCCCGACTGCTGGCGCGCACCCTGGCGCAGCTGCGGGAGAAGCTCCTCGTGGAGGAGTGA
- a CDS encoding anti-sigma regulatory factor → MSQIAGEPGNQDFVEVRLPAAGAYLSVLRTATAGLAARLDFTLDEIEDLRIAVDEACAILLQQAVPGSVLSCVFRLVDDSLEVTVSAPTTDGRAPERDTFAWTVLSALAGKVNSSVADDKTVSISLYKQRGAGPGPA, encoded by the coding sequence GTGTCCCAGATCGCAGGCGAGCCCGGGAATCAGGACTTCGTGGAGGTCCGCCTTCCGGCTGCGGGTGCCTACCTGTCGGTGCTGCGTACGGCCACGGCCGGCCTCGCGGCGCGCTTGGACTTCACCCTGGACGAGATCGAGGACCTCCGCATCGCTGTCGACGAGGCGTGCGCGATCCTGCTCCAGCAGGCCGTGCCCGGTTCCGTGCTCAGCTGCGTCTTCCGGCTCGTCGACGACTCCCTGGAAGTGACCGTCTCGGCGCCCACCACGGACGGCCGCGCCCCGGAGCGCGACACCTTCGCATGGACTGTCCTTTCGGCCCTCGCGGGCAAGGTCAACTCCTCGGTCGCCGATGACAAAACCGTTTCGATCAGCCTCTACAAACAGCGCGGCGCGGGACCCGGGCCGGCGTGA
- a CDS encoding Na+/H+ antiporter, producing MDVLPLVALIAASAAVAGAARRTPVPAPLLLVGVGLIAAYVPGVPEYHLDPHVVLPLILPPLLHTAALESSYLDLRANVRPVALLSVGYVLFATLVVGWLVYLLIPDLPLTAALVLGAVIAPPDAVAATAIARRVGLPSRITTILQGESLVNDATAITAYKVALAAAVGEGASWGGGVREFLVAAVGGIGVGLILMVPIHWLRTHLKEPLLQNTLSLLIPFVAYAAAEQFHASGVLAVVVVALYLGHRSWQVDFETRLQEAAVWKVVGFLLESAVFALIGLQLPVVLGELGEYSVGQAIWYAVAVFVCVVVVRFVWSYPATYLPRALSARIREREGDMDWRRPLIVSWAGMRGVVSLAIAFSIPLMTDDDEPFPGRNLVLFLTFTTVIGTLVVQGLSLPWLIRVLKVPGRDAQAQTLAEAQAQNAASQAAEARLRELMEDERNRLPGPLEDRLRTVLERRRNAVWERLGQSNPVTGESADDTYRRLAREAIAAEREVFVRMRDERRIDDELLRTLLRKLDLEEAAAHREVEE from the coding sequence ATGGACGTACTGCCCCTGGTGGCGCTGATCGCCGCGAGTGCCGCGGTCGCGGGCGCCGCGCGCCGCACCCCGGTCCCCGCGCCGCTGCTCCTGGTGGGGGTGGGCCTCATCGCGGCGTACGTCCCCGGGGTGCCGGAGTACCACCTCGACCCGCACGTGGTGCTGCCGCTGATCCTGCCGCCGCTGCTGCACACGGCCGCCCTGGAGAGCTCGTATCTGGACCTGCGGGCCAACGTGCGACCTGTCGCGCTCCTCTCCGTTGGTTACGTTCTGTTCGCGACACTCGTCGTCGGCTGGCTCGTGTATCTGCTGATCCCCGATCTTCCGCTGACCGCCGCGCTCGTCCTGGGGGCGGTGATCGCGCCGCCGGACGCCGTGGCCGCCACCGCCATCGCGCGCCGTGTCGGACTGCCTTCGCGCATCACGACGATCCTCCAGGGCGAGTCCCTGGTGAACGACGCCACCGCGATCACCGCCTACAAGGTGGCGCTCGCGGCGGCCGTCGGCGAGGGGGCGAGCTGGGGCGGCGGCGTCCGGGAGTTCCTGGTGGCCGCGGTCGGCGGCATCGGTGTGGGGCTGATCCTGATGGTGCCCATCCACTGGCTGCGCACCCACCTGAAGGAACCGCTGCTCCAGAACACGCTGTCGCTGCTCATCCCCTTCGTCGCCTACGCCGCCGCGGAGCAGTTCCACGCCTCCGGAGTGCTCGCCGTGGTCGTGGTGGCCCTCTACTTGGGGCACCGTTCCTGGCAGGTCGACTTCGAGACGCGGCTCCAGGAGGCCGCGGTCTGGAAGGTCGTGGGCTTCCTCCTGGAGTCGGCGGTCTTCGCGCTCATCGGGCTGCAGCTGCCCGTGGTGCTCGGGGAGCTCGGCGAGTACAGCGTCGGGCAGGCGATCTGGTACGCCGTCGCGGTGTTCGTGTGCGTCGTGGTGGTGCGCTTCGTGTGGTCGTATCCGGCGACGTATCTGCCGCGCGCGCTGTCGGCGCGGATTCGTGAGCGCGAGGGCGACATGGACTGGCGGCGGCCGCTGATCGTCAGCTGGGCCGGGATGCGGGGCGTGGTGTCCCTGGCGATCGCGTTCTCCATCCCGCTGATGACGGACGACGACGAGCCCTTCCCGGGGCGCAACCTCGTGCTCTTCCTGACCTTCACGACGGTCATCGGGACGCTGGTGGTGCAGGGGCTCTCGCTGCCGTGGCTGATCCGGGTCCTGAAGGTGCCCGGGCGGGACGCGCAGGCGCAGACGCTGGCCGAGGCGCAGGCCCAGAACGCCGCCTCGCAGGCCGCGGAGGCCCGGCTGCGGGAGCTGATGGAGGACGAGCGCAACCGGCTGCCAGGGCCCCTCGAGGACCGTCTGCGCACCGTTCTCGAACGGCGCCGCAATGCGGTGTGGGAGCGGCTCGGCCAGTCCAACCCCGTCACGGGGGAGTCCGCGGACGACACCTACCGCAGACTCGCGCGCGAGGCGATCGCAGCGGAGCGCGAGGTGTTCGTACGGATGCGGGACGAGCGGCGCATCGACGACGAGTTGCTGCGCACCCTGCTGCGGAAGCTGGACCTGGAGGAAGCGGCGGCCCACCGGGAGGTCGAGGAGTGA
- a CDS encoding family 2B encapsulin nanocompartment shell protein, whose product MSVGEEIRSEQDQPQQSLGTSAARNLATTTKSAPQMQEISSRWLLRMLPWVQVQGGTYRVNRRTSYSVGDGRVTFVKTGDRVEVIPAELGELPVLRDFEDQEVLSELARRCQQREFEAGGVLTSFGSQADEVFLLAHGRVEKVGTGPYGDDTVLGTLADGAYFGEQALIDPETIWEYTARAVTACTVLTLPRQDLEQVAERSESLRAHLDRLRALPAQRTNNYGEAPIDLSAGHRGEAVLPGTYVDYESRPREYELSVAQTVLRIHTRVADLYNQPMNQTEQQLRLTVEALKERQEHELINNREFGLLNNCEYDQRLQPHDGVPSPDDMDELLTRRRGSKLFLAHPRAIAAFGRECNKRGLVPETIDVSGHRIPTWRGVPIFPCNKIPVTEARTSSIICMRTGEDEQGVVGLHQAGIPDEIEPSLSVRFMGISDQAIISYLVSTYYSAAVLVPDALGVLENVEIGRWR is encoded by the coding sequence ATGTCGGTAGGCGAAGAGATCCGTTCGGAGCAGGACCAGCCGCAGCAGAGTCTCGGCACATCCGCCGCGCGGAATCTGGCCACCACCACGAAGTCCGCGCCGCAGATGCAGGAGATCAGCTCCCGCTGGCTGCTGCGGATGCTGCCCTGGGTGCAGGTGCAAGGCGGTACGTACCGCGTGAACCGCAGGACGAGCTATTCGGTCGGGGACGGCCGGGTCACGTTCGTCAAGACGGGAGACCGCGTCGAAGTGATCCCCGCCGAGCTCGGCGAACTGCCCGTCCTGCGGGACTTCGAGGACCAGGAGGTCCTCAGTGAGCTGGCGCGCCGCTGTCAGCAGCGTGAGTTCGAGGCCGGCGGAGTGCTCACGTCGTTCGGCAGCCAGGCGGACGAGGTGTTCCTGCTGGCCCACGGCCGCGTCGAGAAGGTGGGAACGGGCCCCTACGGAGACGACACGGTCCTCGGCACGCTCGCCGACGGCGCGTACTTCGGCGAGCAGGCCCTCATCGACCCGGAGACCATCTGGGAGTACACGGCCCGCGCGGTGACGGCCTGCACGGTCCTCACGCTCCCGCGCCAGGACCTGGAGCAGGTCGCGGAGCGCTCCGAGTCCCTGCGCGCCCACCTCGACCGGCTGCGGGCCCTCCCGGCCCAGCGCACCAACAACTACGGAGAGGCCCCCATCGACCTCTCCGCGGGCCACAGGGGCGAGGCGGTCCTGCCGGGCACCTACGTGGACTACGAGTCGCGGCCGCGTGAGTACGAACTGAGCGTCGCCCAGACCGTGCTGCGCATCCACACGCGCGTGGCCGACCTCTACAACCAGCCGATGAACCAGACCGAGCAGCAACTGCGGCTGACCGTCGAGGCCTTGAAGGAGCGCCAGGAGCACGAGCTCATCAACAACCGCGAGTTCGGACTGCTCAACAACTGCGAGTACGACCAGCGCCTGCAGCCGCACGACGGCGTGCCGAGCCCCGACGACATGGACGAACTGCTCACCCGCAGGCGCGGATCGAAGCTGTTCCTCGCCCACCCGCGCGCGATCGCCGCGTTCGGCCGCGAGTGCAACAAGCGCGGTCTGGTCCCCGAGACCATCGACGTCTCCGGCCACCGCATCCCCACCTGGCGCGGCGTGCCGATCTTCCCGTGCAACAAGATCCCGGTGACCGAGGCGCGCACTTCCTCGATCATCTGCATGCGTACGGGCGAGGACGAGCAGGGCGTCGTCGGACTGCACCAGGCGGGCATCCCGGACGAGATCGAGCCGAGCCTGTCCGTGCGCTTCATGGGCATCAGCGACCAGGCGATCATCTCCTACCTGGTGTCGACGTACTACTCCGCGGCCGTCCTGGTGCCGGACGCCCTCGGCGTCCTGGAGAACGTCGAGATCGGCCGGTGGAGGTGA
- a CDS encoding 1-aminocyclopropane-1-carboxylate deaminase/D-cysteine desulfhydrase, whose translation MPATPPTSALRPRLPTPLQPVSDPRFEARGIHLLLKRDDRIHPDLPGNKYRKLVLNLERARAAGHRTLLTFGGAYSNHLRATAAAGRLLGFATVGVVRGDELADRPLNASLTQCAADGMRLHFVDRSTYRQKADPSVLAALQRRTAAEDAYVIPEGGSNSLAVQGCTALGAELRGRTDVAAVACGTGGTLAGLAAGLAADQRALGIPVLKGGFLGPEIAGLQRAAFGAPGTNWTLDDRFHCGGYARATGELNAFADDFEQRHGLPVERVYVAKLLYALTALSEEGAFAPGTTVTAVITGTPPGCPPQAL comes from the coding sequence GTGCCCGCCACCCCGCCCACCTCCGCCCTGCGGCCCCGGCTCCCCACTCCGCTCCAGCCGGTCTCGGACCCCCGTTTCGAGGCCCGCGGCATCCACCTGCTCCTCAAGCGCGACGACCGGATACACCCGGACCTGCCCGGCAACAAGTACCGCAAGCTCGTCCTCAACCTGGAGCGGGCGCGGGCGGCGGGCCACCGGACGCTGCTCACCTTCGGCGGCGCCTACTCCAACCATCTGCGGGCCACCGCCGCCGCAGGCCGCCTCCTTGGCTTCGCCACCGTCGGCGTGGTGCGCGGCGACGAACTGGCCGACCGCCCTCTGAACGCCTCCCTCACCCAGTGCGCGGCCGACGGCATGCGGCTGCACTTCGTCGACAGATCGACGTACCGGCAGAAGGCGGATCCCTCGGTCCTGGCCGCGCTCCAGCGGCGGACGGCGGCCGAGGACGCGTACGTCATCCCTGAAGGGGGCAGCAACTCCCTCGCCGTCCAGGGGTGCACGGCCCTCGGCGCGGAGCTGCGCGGCCGCACCGACGTCGCGGCCGTCGCCTGCGGCACCGGCGGCACCCTCGCGGGCCTCGCGGCGGGCCTCGCCGCCGACCAGCGCGCGCTCGGCATACCCGTCCTCAAGGGCGGCTTCCTCGGCCCGGAGATAGCGGGCCTGCAACGCGCCGCCTTCGGCGCGCCCGGTACCAACTGGACCCTCGACGACCGCTTCCACTGCGGCGGCTACGCCCGCGCCACCGGCGAACTCAACGCCTTCGCCGACGACTTCGAGCAGCGCCACGGACTCCCCGTGGAGCGTGTGTACGTGGCCAAGCTCCTGTACGCGCTGACCGCACTCTCCGAAGAGGGTGCATTCGCCCCGGGGACGACGGTCACGGCGGTCATCACGGGCACGCCGCCCGGCTGCCCGCCCCAGGCCCTTTGA